Genomic segment of Salvia splendens isolate huo1 chromosome 12, SspV2, whole genome shotgun sequence:
TTAGTGAGACTAAAGGAGtatttatgaatatttttaaatcattaatatatgttagagcatctccaatggttctggacaagccataggctagccacaactcctcctaccacatcatcagcacttaaaaactcctcatgccacatcatcaggacaagcaactggacaagtaATACgctagcaataggctagccacaataaacaaaattataaaaaataaataattacaaataacacaaaatacggaattaaatttacgacacagatacgggaaaattcaataataacatttaaattttaaaaaaatacattaattaaaaaaacccatcttccacgcacgagcccccgcctccgcctcactcgtCGTGGCCATCGTCGCCGGCCGTtgtcgccgtcgtcgccgcccgggtatatatagtgtttcgaaaattaaataaaaaaaataaaaatcagctCGCCGATCGAGAGCCTGCAAtagcggccagccgatcggcgagcgcccgaaaatcggcaTGCGTTcaccgtttttctcgccgatttgccgctcgccggctgcaatggttcggcgagcggaccggccagcgtcggaaatcggctagccggtccgctcgccgccattgtggatgctcttatgacaACACCACTAGCCACTGCAGTCTCTTTCAAGACCGGACCTAAAAACATCACACAACTATTAATAGTGGCTCAAACTCCAACGTTAAAATTAATCCTGGCTCCGTAACCGACCACTCctttcatcccataaaaatatgttcaTATTCattctgtcccacaaaaatatgttcATATTCATTTATAGAAAGTTGTCCTGTCATGACTCTTATATCACTATGTCTCTCTATTACTACTCATgggagaaagaaaaaagatttTGACTTTTCCCATTTTCTTTCATTAACTAGCATGCTATCCCAATTGCTTCATTTCTCGAGCAACATTTATTGCAACCACTATTTAACTAGCTAACTATCCCAATTTCTTCGGTTATAGAGCAACATTTATTGCAACTATTAACCATCTTAGGACAACTTCGACAGTCAATTAATAGGGTCGGTTTGTACATGAATTATGTCCACATTATGAACTAGCATGGCTGTTAGTGTAGCCCGAATCCAATAGGCTGGCCCGAAAAACCCGCTAAAATTATAGGGTTAGGGTCAAAAAATCTTAGCCCGATAATGAATCGAGCTTAACGGGCTAGCCCTATAGGGCTATCGGGTTCTATCGGGCTAGCCCGACGGGCTACCGGGTCATCCCATCAGGTTatataaaaacataattaataatatatattaaatatcaCGTATGAGTTGTATGActcttaaaattttatttcttttttaaatgaCTTTTCACTTCCACTTTCTGGACCACACGATATTCTCCACTTTTAGTTTCCACTGTACTCAACATCCTAATTCCTAAATTCACTTTCACCTCCACCGTCACACTTCACTTTCAAGTTTCATAAGGTGTTTTCATAGTTTTACCTCCACCGTCTCACTCCTCTTCCATGTTTCATCGGGTGCGTGCTCTTTCTCTCACTCCCTTcctcttcttttttatttattcgtgTATCAGTGCATGTTAGTGTTCATATAACTATGtttgataatttaatttctacAGTATTTTAAAAGTTTTATCCGTGTATATtaatatacttatatatatatacatgcaaaAGTGAATTTTTTTGTTAGGATTTAAAAATTGGATTTGTACTTTTTTGTTAAAACCCTAACTTACCGTATTTGtttaattagtaatttattGCAAAAGTTTGATTAGTTGCTTCATTACAAGttcacattttttattaaatatttgtagcatttactttatatattatGTGTTTTAGAACTCTATACTAAACAAATATAAGTGATAATTGATTACAGCCGATGCAAAACAGAGGCATTTTAGTTAGTTTATACATTGGCTATACATGATTATTTGAGTAGTGATTAATCAAtgctaataatattatatttctaATGCAGATTTATAATTGTTAAGAATGAAAGATTCTTCTCCATCAGTTAATATTGAAAATGTGGAGATTCTAGGTGATTCCAAGCCTAAGAAGAGACAAAAGACTTCCGATGTTTGGAATAACTTTACAAATGAAGAACCCGAAAAAAATGGGAAGAATGTCAAGTGCAATCATTGTCTTCAAAGATGGAAATATGAAGATACGAAAATGGGAACTTCCACTTTTAGTCGCCATATGTTGGTTTGTAAGAAGAAATCGAATTTTGGAGATGTGGGTGTTATGCTTCTTAATCATGATGGCAAGTTAAAGGTTAAGGATAATGTAATAGACCCAAAAACATGCCGAGAATTAATGATTAAAGTATCAGTTACACATAATCTTCCATTGAGGTGGGTTGAATATAGCGAAATGCGAGTTTTTTTGAAGTATTTGAACCCGGATATAAGGTTTATCTCTAGAAATACGCATGCCTTGGATGTGATGAATTTGTATGAATCTGAAAAGAAAAGATTGAAGATAAGATTGAATAGTGTGCTTGGAATGTTGTGCTTGACTTCTAATATTTGGATTGCTTGTACTAATTCGGGATACATTTGTTTGACTGCACATTTTGTGGATGAACATGTAAACTGCATAGCAGAATACTTGCATTTTGTTCAATGGCTCTTCCATATACTGGAGCTGAATTAGCTCAAAAGATTTCTGACATTCTGGTGGATTGGAACATAAATAGAAAAGTCTTTTCTTTGACTTTGGATAATGCTTCTGCTAATAATTCCATGGTGAAATTGTTGAAAACACGACTTCAGTTGCAAAACTCGTTATTGTGCAATGAGgaatattttcatgtgcgatgtTGAGCACATATCCTGAATCTTATTGTAGAAGAAGGGTCGAAAGTAGCTAGTAATGCTTTAGATAAAATTAGAGCAAGTATCAAATATGTAAAAGCATCAGAAACGAGAATGATTAAGTTTAAGAAATGTGCACAAAAAGTTGATATtgaatttactacttcattgtgCATGGATGTGCCTACATGTTGGAATTTCACGTATTTGATGCTTGTCAGTGGAAGTAAATACCGCCGGGTATTTTGTATGCTTGAATGTGATGATTTGGCTTATAAGCATTGCCCAACAGAGGAAGAGTGGGAAAGAGGGAAAGTGATGAGTGAATTCTTGGAGCCATTTTATGAAATAACTAATTTATTTTCTGGTTCATCCTATCCTACTTCCAACCTGTATTTTATAGAAGTATGGAATATTGCTCAATTGTTGGAGATGAATTCTAGAAGTCATGATGAAGTGGTAAGGTCTATGTCTCTTTTGATGAAATCAAAGTTCAAGAAATATTGGGAAGATTATAGCGACATTCTCTCCATGGGAGCCGTGTTTAATCCAAGAATGAAGTTAAAACTTGTGGAGTATTGTTACTCAACACTTGATCCTCTTTCAAGTCAGGACAAAGTCAATAGGTTGAAGATGAAATTGTATACTCTATACGATGAGTACAAGAAAAAAAGTGTTGATGCATCTTCGTTTAAGATTCCTCAATCTAGTGGAAGTTCTAATTCTGAAGTTGGAGAGTCTAAATTCATGGAAGGAGGAGTAAGGAAAGCATGAGAATGAAATCAAGAGTACTTGTTGTAAGTaatcttattttctttaaatatttgtttgtatttatatttgtatCTAAAGTAatttcatttatcttttttacttacattttattattattgctaTAGGGATATAAGAGTTACAAAGGTCTAACTTCTGATACAAAGTCAACATTGGATGTGTATTTGGAAGACCTCTCGATGGATGAAGATGCTGAAATCGATTTGCTTAAGTATTGGAAAGAGAAGTCATCCCGTTTTGGAGTACTTGCTAGGATGACGTGTGACGTGCTTAGTATTCCTATAACAACGGTAGCATCCGAATCTTCCTTTAGCATTGGAGCACATGTCTTAAATAAATACCGAAATAGACTCCTTCCTGAAAAAGTGCAAGCTTTATTTTGCACACGTAATTGGTTGCATGGATATTCTAATGGTAAGATTTTACTTTTGTTATAAAATTCTAAACTATCAAACTATATTTTATGTTAACATAGTAATTTTGTTAATAGAAGATGGAGATTCTGAAGATGACGAGGAGGAAGCTAATGCTCAAGCTGAAGTGTCAAAGCTTATATACTTGGAAGAATGTCATTCAAATATTTAGGTGTATTTTGAAACATGGACTTTTTTTACTTGGAAGAATGTCATTCAAATATTTAGGTTTATTTTGAAACATGGGCTTTTTTTAGAACTTGTGGTTAAACAATTTATCTTTTTGTTATCTTAGATTATGTCATgaatattttagattttatgtcatgaatattttagatttttaatatattacttTACTTATATGAtaaacttatattttattttttatataataatttgttATGGAATATAGATATAAGATTCCTAAAAGTTAAATAAgtgttaattttaattatttgcttaaAAACTTGATTAgcccgttgggctagcccgaaacccgaaggttTAGGATTAGGGTTGAAATTTTAGAACCAGATAAAATTTCAGCCGGATAAACACGCACCTGATAagcccgcaacccgagtagggctcgcccgattgacatccctggCTGTCACACTTACTAAAATACAATCTTGCAGCAGCTATCATTAATTAACATGACTTGTCACACTTGCACAAAGAATTGAAAACAACAAAACAGGCTTAATCATTCCAGTTTCTTTTCCTCAACTTCACTTTCAATCCGTCCTTGGCTTGCAATATGATCGAGTCACGAGTTGAAACTGGATGCCCTTCAACTAGTCGGACATGATAGTTATATAgaatcgccgccgccaccatctTCATCTGCACGAACGCCATGTCCTTCCCCACGCACGTCCTCGGCCCCGCGTTGAACGCTGGGAACTTGTACGACGGCTCGTGCTTGATCTTCCCGCTCGGACATATCCACCTCTCCGGCTTGAATTCGAGGCAGTCTTTCCCCCACACTCTCTCGTTTCTCCCCACCGAGTAGAACGATATGATCAGCTTCGCGTTGGGTGGGAGCTGATGCCCACTCGGGAGAATGTCTGGCAGCACTGGAGCTTTATGTTCTAGCGCCACTGGCGGGAATAGCCTCAGGGACTCGCACAGAGCTGCGTGCAAGTACACTAGCTTGTGCGAGTCCTCTGCGGTGAAGAACCTTCACACAAATAAAAATAGGGATAAGTAAGGGTAGATGATCGATTTTGTCCCATCATTTAAAGCAAAAATATCCCACCACTTATGTAATTATCATTTAGTATccacaatttcattttttggaatAAAATATCCTGTAAAAATTTTCTAGTGATTGGAATATCAACGTGACCGCCGAAATTACACATTGATTGTGCAATTTTTGATAATCAACATGTAATTTTGACTGTCACATCAATATTCCAATCGCTCTGTAAATCTTGTACACAAGACAGTTTAttctaataaataaaatgataattatcTAAATAATCAAGTTACTTTTTCAcgcataaaataaataaatatattcgtATCAGACCTCCACTTTTTCTGGAGACAAAGCTCGGCTTCCAATTCTTCTAGAATCCTCCTCTCCGAGGTAGGGTTTTGCGCGACGAGCCAGAAGAGCCACGTGAGGCACGTGCTCGTCGTGTCTCTCCCCGCAAACATGAGATTCAACGCCGTGTCCTTGAGGAAATCCACCAGACTAGTCGAGGAATCCATCCTCGTCTCTCTATAAACATCTTCAAAAAGTCCAAGAACAGAACCGTCGTTACATGCGGCGTCAATGCGCGGATAAATAAACTCAGAAAATGCTTTGGAACATTCCAGAAGCTTCCTCTCGGAGCCAATATTGAGCCACCTCAGAAGCTTCCAGATTCTCTGCGGGATGACGTGGCGGTACAGCAACGGCTCCGCCACCACACTGAATGCTTTCTCACAAGGAATGTGAGGCATTTCAAAGCTCAAACTGCACGGGTCATAATCCAACACAATTTTGCATATGTTGTCGAAGCTGAATCTGTGGAAAACATCCTGCAAATCGAAATCAACCTCATCGAGGCTGAAGCGATCGAGCAGCGGGAAAAGGCCGGTTTCGGCCTTTTCCCAGACGGTCTTCTGAAGACGGGCGTTGAAATCCGCGTGCGTGAGCAACGCCATTGTGGTTTTCCGGTGAATCTCCCAGAGGTGGAAGTCGGCGCTGAAGATTCCAACGCCGAGGATGTCGAAGATCTTGCGAAATTCGGGGCCTTTTGGGTAATTGGCGAAGTTTCGGCTGAAGACATGGTGGATGTTGGTGGGGTCGGAGGTGAAGAGCATGTCGGTGTCGCTAAACCATGGGCCCCGGAACGTGTAGGTGCCGCCGCCGCAGCCGTTGAGGACCTCGGTGATGCGGTCGTGGGCGCGGTGGAAGTTGAGGAACACCTCTGGTAAAAATCCCAGAAGCGGCCAGTTAGTTGGCTCCATGGGCTTCTTCTGCCGCCTGTCAGCCAGGCGGCAGAAGTAGACTAGGAGcgggaggaggatgaggaggatgTAGTAGTGGTAGTTTTCAAGAATTGCCATTTTTATTATGTGGTGAGTAGGTTTTTATGGTTTGTTGGTTATACTTATAGTGTATGATAGAAGAAGTTTTGATGGATTAGGTTAAGAAAGAATGATGTTGGAAATTATATAAAGTAATGAAAGTTGGTATATTTGGTAACGATTTAAATGTGCAACTCATGGTGCTTTTATGTTCATTAATGACACACTTACTAACTACATAGATTTGACTAGACATGGGCGCAAGCTACTGTCGGGTTGACGCCCGAGGGTTAATGCGGGTTAGATTTAGCATCCCAAAGAGAAGTAATGAGTACTGCTACTCCCTCAGTCcaaagaaaagtaaaagagtactactactccctccatcccaattAAGAGCACTTGGGCACCTACTCGcagttgtgctcttgccagtggCACGACCTTGCTCGATGCATTGAGCACCgccgtgccaacggcaagaaCACGAGCAGCCGACGTGACATGCTCTGATTGAcagttgatttatcattttttttaattcaaaaaaatctgaaaaattcagatttaataGAAAACATATTTTCCCACTTgccaataaaatatatccattttttccacacttttaatttattttttcattatttttatcccaaaattcacactttcatctataaatatcttCATTTTAACACAAAAAATTACACTATatcaaacaactctctcaacctcaatttttaggattttaattatgtaatttttaatttttttagtaatttgtaatagtatttcgggtattgttaatgcattttaatattgtgaaaaatgtttttagtaattgaagtatttaaattgaataatagaaggTGC
This window contains:
- the LOC121757281 gene encoding alkane hydroxylase MAH1-like produces the protein MAILENYHYYILLILLPLLVYFCRLADRRQKKPMEPTNWPLLGFLPEVFLNFHRAHDRITEVLNGCGGGTYTFRGPWFSDTDMLFTSDPTNIHHVFSRNFANYPKGPEFRKIFDILGVGIFSADFHLWEIHRKTTMALLTHADFNARLQKTVWEKAETGLFPLLDRFSLDEVDFDLQDVFHRFSFDNICKIVLDYDPCSLSFEMPHIPCEKAFSVVAEPLLYRHVIPQRIWKLLRWLNIGSERKLLECSKAFSEFIYPRIDAACNDGSVLGLFEDVYRETRMDSSTSLVDFLKDTALNLMFAGRDTTSTCLTWLFWLVAQNPTSERRILEELEAELCLQKKWRFFTAEDSHKLVYLHAALCESLRLFPPVALEHKAPVLPDILPSGHQLPPNAKLIISFYSVGRNERVWGKDCLEFKPERWICPSGKIKHEPSYKFPAFNAGPRTCVGKDMAFVQMKMVAAAILYNYHVRLVEGHPVSTRDSIILQAKDGLKVKLRKRNWND